The stretch of DNA GCCAGCACCTTCCTGTTCGGCAATGCCATGAACGACTCCCTGACGCGGCGGCTGACCGCTATGTTCGGAAACGCCAACTATGCGGTGACCGTCAACAGCTCCGACCTGAGCGATGAGGAACTCAACGAAGCGTACTCCAGCACTGTCGGCGACTTTCATCTCGACCAGATCGCCGGCATCGAAGGGGTTGGCGGCGTCCGTGCCTCGGTGGAAACCGACGTCAGCGTTTCCAAGGGAGACAGCACCGTCAGCGGCGAGATCATTTCCACCGCGGCACAGAAGAACATGCTCCCCGTGAATGTCACGGAAGGGGACCAACCGAAGGATTCCAACGAAGTCGCGCTGCCGGAAGACATGGCGAAACAGTTGAACGTCGGCGTTGGAGACACTGTAAGCCTGACCTCCCGATATGCGGTAGGCGACGATGGCAAAGCCAAGGCGGACAACGTGCGCGTGGTAGGACTCACGTCCGATCCGAACGGCGCCTACTCGTACTATGGTGGTGCGATCGTAGGATCCAACAATCTGCTTGCCGCAATGCAGGGAGTGGACGATTTCAGCGCCACCGGAACAACAATGGTGTATCTCGACCTTGCCTTGGATGGAAACAGCGTATCCGCAAAAACCATCAACGGTGTGAAAGCGTTGCTGCCAAAGCATTTCGATCTGATGTCACGACAGCAAATCAGTGACGAAAGCATCAAATCCTTAAGCGGCAACCAAACCAACATCGTCACCACATTCCTTATGTGCTTCGGCGTGCTTGCCATGTTCGTGGCGGCTCTGGTGATCGCCAACACGTTCCAAGTGCTCGTGGCGCAACGCCGCCGCACACTCGCCTTGCTACGCACCATCGGCGCAAAGAAAGGCCAACTGTATGGTTCCGTGCTGTTCGAAGCGGTGGTGCTCGGCTTCGTCGCATCCGTGCTTGGCGTGGTGCTTGGAAGCCTGCTCATGTGGGGCATGTGCGTCAGCGACATCATGCAGGCGGGTATGCGGTTCAACTTCTCCTGGCAAGCCGCCGTCGTACCGATTCTCTTCGGCATTGTGGTGACGGTGCTTGCATCCATGGGATCTGCACGTTCCGCCACCGCGGTAACGCCATTGGAGGCATTGCGTCCGATTGAACTGACCGACAACCGTCGTTCCAGCCTTACGCGAGCCATAATCGGTATTCTGATGGTGGTGGTCGGTATCGCCATGGCCATATTCTCCATCTGGCAGGTGCAGGCCACCAACGGCGGCGAGGATGCGAGCGGCGATCAATTCACGATGATTCTGCTCATAGCCATCGCCGGTGCAGCACTGGTGTTCCTCGGCATGGTGGTCACCGCGGTATTCTGGATGCCGACCCTCATGAAGGGCGTTGGAGCGTTGGCCTCGCTGACAGGTCCTTCCGCAACAGTTGCACACGCCAACATTCAGAAGAATCCGCGACGCATCGCAGCAACCGGTGCCGCTCTGCTCATCGGTGTCACCTTGGTCTCCACCATCGCAACCGGTGCCGCTAGCGCCAAAGAGACTATGAATGGTGCGCTCGCCACCCGTTATAGCGTCGACATCGTGGCCATGGGCGATGACATCAGCCAGCAAATGGTCAAGGATGTATCTGACATCAACGGCGTGTCCGACACGTTGTATGCGCCGGCGGTTTCCGTGACCTTGGAGAAAGCGGATGGAACCCAGCCTACGTCCGCATTGCTGGTCGGCGTGAAGAACATCGATCAGGTCAAGCAGGTCATGCGTGCCAACTTGGGTAACGCCTCCATCGACAGTGATAGCGTGCTCATGCCAACATACAATGCGCAAACCGGCAAGGAGCTGCAGTTCGCCAATGGCACGGCTGATTTCTCCACTGAATGGAACCAGAACGGCGACGCTACGCGTTCGCTGACATTGCAAGCCAACCAAGCCGACTACCGTCGTGTATCCGCGCAATATGGAGCTGTTGGATTCGTGGATGAAAGCCATTTCACCAATGGTGACCTTGATGCCGCCACCCATGTGTTGCTGGTCAAGGCAGACACTGACAAGTCGGGAGTTTCCGTTGACGACATCTACAACGACATGCAGGCCGCATTGGAGAAGAGCACTGATGCGACAGTGACCGGACCGATCGCCGAACGCATCGTATGGGCGAACATGATTGACTCCATGATGATGCTTCTGGTGGGGTTGATCGCCGTGGCCGTGCTCATCGCACTTGTCGGCGTAGCCAACACGCTGTCGCTGTCAGTGATCGAACGCACCCGAGAATCCGCCACACTGCGTGCCATCGGCATGACTCGAGGCCAGTTGCGACGCTCCCTCGCGGTGGAAGCCCTGCTCATCTCGCTGGTATCCGGCATCTCGGGCGTACTACTTGGCACACTGTTCGGCTGGCTGGGCGCATACGTGGTGTTCAGCATGTACGGCAAAGTGGTGTTCCCGTTCGAATGGGGCATTAACGGCATCGTACTCGCCGTGGCAGCCGTGGCAGCGCTGCTCGCCAGCGTATTCCCCGCACGTAGGGCAGTGAGCACGCCTCCTGTTGAGGCGCTCGCCGAAGCCTAAACGCCTAAACTTATATCGGAAAAAGAATAACGGCTTGTGTGACTCGCATATATTGTGGGTCCGCAAGCCTTTTTTCGTTTTTCATATTTGCGAGGATTGTGCGCTTGACGATTCATTTCATTATGAGGCCAGAGGAGCTCCGGACGGAAATGTGACCGGCATGTAAGCAGAGAAACGTTAGCGAAACATGGTGGCAATGTTGCCGAACCGGGTGTTTGCAATGGTTTTCCATACCTGTTCGACATAGGAATCGTGCGGAATGCCGGAATACGATTCCACTCGAATCATACGAAAAAGGGAGGGCGTATGATCACATCTCGATTCGGTAGGCTCAGTGGGGGACTGCGCAGATTCAGTGCACTTGCCGCGGCTTTTGTCATGGTGACAGCTTCAAGCGGTTGCGGATGGGGGCGGACCGTGGCACAGAAGAACGCTTTGGAAGCTAGTGCCACCGATACATCCAACGCCTCTAGTTGCGTGGACGTCTCCGGTTCTACAATCAAAATCGGCTTCGTGAATTCATTGTCGGGCACCATGGCAATTTCTGAAACTACAGTGAATAAATCGCTGCACATGGCCGCCGATGAAATTAACGCGGCGGGCGGCGTGCTTGGCAAACAGCTCAAGGTGGTCGATCAGGACGGCAAGTCGGAGCCCGCTGTTTTCGCCGAAAAAGCGCGTAGCCTTATCGAAAAGGAGTGCGTGGCGGCGGTGTTCGGCGGTTGGACGTCCAGTTCGCGCAAGGCCATGCTGCCGGTGTTCGAGGCCGACAATGCGCTGTTGTTCTACCCGTTGCAATACGAAGGTATGGAATCCAGTTCCAACATCTTTTATTCGGGTGCCGCCCCCAACCAACAGATCGTGCCCGCGCTTGACTATCTCAAAGAGCAGGGTCATAAGAAGCTGTTCCTCGTGGGATCCGACTACGTGTTTCCACAGACCGCGAACCGCGTGGTAAACGCCTATGCTGAGGGTAATGGCATGGAAGTGGTCGGCGAGGAATACACGCCGATGGGTTCCACTGATTTCACCACTATTGTCAACAAGCTCAAGTCCTCTGGCGCGGACGCCGTGGTCAACACGTTGAATGGCGATTCCAATGTTGCGTTCTTCAAGGAATACAAGGCTTCCGGTCTAACCGCTGACCAGGTGCCGGTGATTTCGATGTCAATTGCCGAGGAGGAAATTTCCGCTATCGGACTTGATAATGTCAAGGGCCAACTGACGGCTTGGAACTATTACCAGACGCTGGACAGTTCTGAAAACCAGAAATTCGTTAAGAACTTCAAAGCAAAGTATGGTGCAAGTAAGCCTACCTCCGATCCGATGGAATCCGCCTACACCTCGCTCTACCTGTGGAAAGCCATGGTCGAAAAGGCTAAGAGTTTCGACGTGGACAAGGTCAAGGCGGCTGCAGATGGCGTGACTTTCAACGCCCCTGAGGGGAAAGTCACTGTGGATGGCGAAAACCACCATATTTACAAAACGTCGTATATCGGGCGCATTGAGGACGACTTGCTCATTCATACGGTTTGGCAATCCGATGGACCGATTGCCCCGGATCCATACCTCAAGACTTACAGCTGGGCAAAATCGCTGAACGCAAGCGCACAGTGACAACTGAAGTTAAAACACGCGCACATATCACACGTATAGACGAAAAACCACAGAAAGAGGGGAGTGGACGACCATGAATATGTTCTTTCCACAGATTGTGGCGGGATTGTCCAATGGGTCAATTCTGCTGTTGGCGGCGCTTGGATTGTCGCTGACATTCGGACAGATGGGCGTGATCAATAACGCCCACGGCGAGTTCATGATGGCCGGTGCATACACTGCGTATGTCATGGGTTCGGTCATCGAATCGAAGACGGTGGCGCTCGCAGTGGCACTGGTGGTTGGATTCCTTGTGTCCGGCTGTTTGGGGTTGCTGCTTGACGTGTTGCTGTTGCAGCGCATGCGCACCAGACCTTTGGACACGTTGTTAGTGACTTTCGGCGTTTCGTTGGTGCTGCAGCAGCTTGCACGCGATATTTTCGGTTCCACGCCAGTGTATGCCGCTGCGCCGAAAGCGCTTGCCAGCCCGGTGACGGTTTTCGGCTACAGCTTCTCGGCCGCCCGACTATTCATCTTCATTCTCTCCATTGTGTGCGTTGCGGCGCTATATGCGGTTCTGAAGTTCACGCCACTGGGTCGTCAGATTCGCGCCACGGGTGAAAACCGTGATTTGGCGGAGGCTTCCGGTATCTCCAGCAGAAAGGTCGACCACGTGACATTCTTCCTCGGCTCTGGTATCGCTGGCATAGCAGGCGTGGCTCTGAGCCTGCTTAACTCCATCAGTTTCAATTTCGGCACCAACTTTATCGTGCAGGCCTTCCTTGTTGTTGTCGCCGGCGGTGTTGGCCAGCTTAAGGGCGCGGTGATCGCATCCTTCGTGTTGGGCCTGTGCCAGTCGTGGATTGAATTGCCGACATCCGCATCCATTGGGCAGGTGATGGTGTTTCTCATCGTCGTGCTCTTCCTGCAGTTCCGCCCGCAGGGTCTGGTCGCTGTTCGTTCCAGGAATCTGGCGTAGGTTCGGGAGAAAGGGGATATTATGCAACGTCTCAACATTTCCGAGTTGTATACCAAATACAAGCTGTGGATTGGCGTTATTGCAGCGGTTGTGCTGATCTTTCTGGCACCCGCCGTCATGAACACCTACAATGTGGGGCTCCTGTCCAAATACCTGTGCTACGCGATGGTCGCAGTGGGCATCGGATTGGCTTGGGGCGAAGGCGGCATGCTCACTTTGGGGCAGGGTCTGTTCTTTGGTCTTGGCGCTTATGTGATGGCTATGCATATGAAAATGTCTGATATTGGGCCTGGCCAAGTGCCTGATTTCATGGCTCAATACGGTATTACCGAACTGCCTGACTTCTGGAAACTGTTTGCCAACCCTGTAGTTGCGGCAATTGGTGTGATCGCAGTGCCCGGTATTATCGCAGCGGTTCTCGGATTGCTGGTGTTTGGGCGTGGAGTGCGCGGCGCGTACTTTGCAATCCTGTCGCAGGCGCTGGTCGCGGCTTTTGCGGTGCTGCTCATCGGTCAGTCCAAAACCACCGGCGGCACGAACGGCTTGTCTGACTTCGACGGTTTCTTCGGCTATGACCTGACCGATCCCGCGAACAAGGAGATGATCTACTACATCTGCGCGTTCTGTGTACTTGCCATGGTGCTTATATCCTACTGGATCCGTCACTCGTTCATGGGCGAGTTGGTGATCGGCGTGCGCGATCAGGAGAACCGCATGAAATTCCTGGGCTACAACCCCGCGTCGATCAAAGTGTTCGTCTTTTCGCTGGCCGCGATGTTCGCCGGCTTGGGCGGCGCGATGTTCGTGCCGGTGGTTGGCATCATCTCGCCGTCGGACATCGGTGTGACACCGTCGATCCTCATGCTCGCCGGTGTGGTGATCGGCGGGCGCACCACGCTGTTGGGGCCCGTAATAGGCACATTGATCGTGCGTTTTGCGGAGACGCAGCTGTCCGAGGCCTATCCAAGTGCTTGGACCTATATCGAAGGAGCGATGTTCATTCTCGTCATCGCCTTCGTGCCGATGGGCTTGGGACAGTTCAAGGGCGTATGGCCATGGATCAAAGACAAACTGGGATTGACGGGGCCGAGCGTCAAGGCGGCCACGATGACTAAGGCGGTGAACGCATGAGCGAGCGTCGGAATGAGACGACGGTGAATGGCGAGGAACTTGAGCAGTTGCGCCGTGAGGTGCGACGCATGCGTGATGAGGCCGAGCGCATGCGTGATGAGGCCGCGCAGATGAAGGCGGAGATCGCCGAGGAGCGTGACCGTCTGAAGACACAGCTGGCGGCGTTGGACGATCGCGGCGGTCAGTGGAGCGATTATTTGGAAATCCGTGGACTACATGTGGAGTTCGACGGCTTCGTGGCCGTGAAGGACATCGATCTGACGGTGATGCATGGCGATCTGCGCTTCCTTATCGGTCCGAACGGCGCTGGCAAGACCACGATCATCGACGCGATCACCGGATTGGTTCCAGCCACCGGATCCGCCACCTTCCGTGGTGAGCAGCTCATTGGCAGGAAACCCAATGAGATTGTGCATCTCGGTGTGGGACGCACCTTCCAGACGGCCTCGGTGGTCGAAGAACTCACCGTGCTGCAGAACCTGCAGATCGCCGAAGGATTCCGGAAAAAGCCGCGTGAACTGTTCGCCAAGCCGGACAAGGCCTCGCAGAATGTGGAATACATGATGGAGGTCTGCAATCTCAAGGACGATGCCGACAAGTTGGCTGGCACTCTGCCACACGGCAAGAAGCAATGGTTGGA from Bifidobacterium catenulatum PV20-2 encodes:
- the urtD gene encoding urea ABC transporter ATP-binding protein UrtD, coding for MSERRNETTVNGEELEQLRREVRRMRDEAERMRDEAAQMKAEIAEERDRLKTQLAALDDRGGQWSDYLEIRGLHVEFDGFVAVKDIDLTVMHGDLRFLIGPNGAGKTTIIDAITGLVPATGSATFRGEQLIGRKPNEIVHLGVGRTFQTASVVEELTVLQNLQIAEGFRKKPRELFAKPDKASQNVEYMMEVCNLKDDADKLAGTLPHGKKQWLEIGMLLVQDAHLLLLDEPVAGMTPAEREATGQLLKRCSRNRTVIIVEHDMDFMRQFADSVTVLNQGEILAEGSVEDIQNNEEVVRIYLGGGDQ
- the urtA gene encoding urea ABC transporter substrate-binding protein, with product MITSRFGRLSGGLRRFSALAAAFVMVTASSGCGWGRTVAQKNALEASATDTSNASSCVDVSGSTIKIGFVNSLSGTMAISETTVNKSLHMAADEINAAGGVLGKQLKVVDQDGKSEPAVFAEKARSLIEKECVAAVFGGWTSSSRKAMLPVFEADNALLFYPLQYEGMESSSNIFYSGAAPNQQIVPALDYLKEQGHKKLFLVGSDYVFPQTANRVVNAYAEGNGMEVVGEEYTPMGSTDFTTIVNKLKSSGADAVVNTLNGDSNVAFFKEYKASGLTADQVPVISMSIAEEEISAIGLDNVKGQLTAWNYYQTLDSSENQKFVKNFKAKYGASKPTSDPMESAYTSLYLWKAMVEKAKSFDVDKVKAAADGVTFNAPEGKVTVDGENHHIYKTSYIGRIEDDLLIHTVWQSDGPIAPDPYLKTYSWAKSLNASAQ
- a CDS encoding ABC transporter permease, whose amino-acid sequence is MWSITLKLMRKTKRMLIPAGIAIMIGTAFIASTFLFGNAMNDSLTRRLTAMFGNANYAVTVNSSDLSDEELNEAYSSTVGDFHLDQIAGIEGVGGVRASVETDVSVSKGDSTVSGEIISTAAQKNMLPVNVTEGDQPKDSNEVALPEDMAKQLNVGVGDTVSLTSRYAVGDDGKAKADNVRVVGLTSDPNGAYSYYGGAIVGSNNLLAAMQGVDDFSATGTTMVYLDLALDGNSVSAKTINGVKALLPKHFDLMSRQQISDESIKSLSGNQTNIVTTFLMCFGVLAMFVAALVIANTFQVLVAQRRRTLALLRTIGAKKGQLYGSVLFEAVVLGFVASVLGVVLGSLLMWGMCVSDIMQAGMRFNFSWQAAVVPILFGIVVTVLASMGSARSATAVTPLEALRPIELTDNRRSSLTRAIIGILMVVVGIAMAIFSIWQVQATNGGEDASGDQFTMILLIAIAGAALVFLGMVVTAVFWMPTLMKGVGALASLTGPSATVAHANIQKNPRRIAATGAALLIGVTLVSTIATGAASAKETMNGALATRYSVDIVAMGDDISQQMVKDVSDINGVSDTLYAPAVSVTLEKADGTQPTSALLVGVKNIDQVKQVMRANLGNASIDSDSVLMPTYNAQTGKELQFANGTADFSTEWNQNGDATRSLTLQANQADYRRVSAQYGAVGFVDESHFTNGDLDAATHVLLVKADTDKSGVSVDDIYNDMQAALEKSTDATVTGPIAERIVWANMIDSMMMLLVGLIAVAVLIALVGVANTLSLSVIERTRESATLRAIGMTRGQLRRSLAVEALLISLVSGISGVLLGTLFGWLGAYVVFSMYGKVVFPFEWGINGIVLAVAAVAALLASVFPARRAVSTPPVEALAEA
- the urtB gene encoding urea ABC transporter permease subunit UrtB, coding for MNMFFPQIVAGLSNGSILLLAALGLSLTFGQMGVINNAHGEFMMAGAYTAYVMGSVIESKTVALAVALVVGFLVSGCLGLLLDVLLLQRMRTRPLDTLLVTFGVSLVLQQLARDIFGSTPVYAAAPKALASPVTVFGYSFSAARLFIFILSIVCVAALYAVLKFTPLGRQIRATGENRDLAEASGISSRKVDHVTFFLGSGIAGIAGVALSLLNSISFNFGTNFIVQAFLVVVAGGVGQLKGAVIASFVLGLCQSWIELPTSASIGQVMVFLIVVLFLQFRPQGLVAVRSRNLA
- the urtC gene encoding urea ABC transporter permease subunit UrtC, whose product is MQRLNISELYTKYKLWIGVIAAVVLIFLAPAVMNTYNVGLLSKYLCYAMVAVGIGLAWGEGGMLTLGQGLFFGLGAYVMAMHMKMSDIGPGQVPDFMAQYGITELPDFWKLFANPVVAAIGVIAVPGIIAAVLGLLVFGRGVRGAYFAILSQALVAAFAVLLIGQSKTTGGTNGLSDFDGFFGYDLTDPANKEMIYYICAFCVLAMVLISYWIRHSFMGELVIGVRDQENRMKFLGYNPASIKVFVFSLAAMFAGLGGAMFVPVVGIISPSDIGVTPSILMLAGVVIGGRTTLLGPVIGTLIVRFAETQLSEAYPSAWTYIEGAMFILVIAFVPMGLGQFKGVWPWIKDKLGLTGPSVKAATMTKAVNA